A part of Marinobacter psychrophilus genomic DNA contains:
- a CDS encoding bifunctional diguanylate cyclase/phosphodiesterase translates to MSGVNDTHKAAALGSQRARSVVVNFIAWAVIAVGILVVVSWVLDIEAGKHILPGFQSMKFNTALCLIACGLVLWRRAPASASASDPIAAFLALFILVISGLTLFEYGSGWPLGIDNLAILDTATAPERWPGRMSGATALCFSLIGTAWLISMIPMRHSTLIFQLFALAVAIISAAAMIGYVFGVREFRLPLFSTMALHTAVLLVLCGLGMLLVRPGEGLMSSATSRYIGGRSLRRLLPFIAVTPILASWLSMQGVLAGHYSDAFGFALSSLSSILVLGFVSWLGADALNCEEERFRSTIDASPVATVMIDQGGIIRIANRLVHSVFRYPDHGLVGLSVQQLLSEPLRQSHEGYRREYMRNPTQRILGVGRELFALRQDGTEFQAEIALNPVQTADGRYVMAAVVDITDRVAAEQKILRLNRMHKVLSGINTLIVRTETRDSLFEGSTRIAVEDGELPAALIVHYDSNLQQCKILHGHAAEEQVETRLLIGPEVDSIRECVQQNCVVVRNNLAGDPGDDDPADLAKLGIRALAAFPLASNNHKPEVALLLCGRESFFFDEPELKLLLEVAGDISFAMANLDKSQELAYLTHFDKVTDLPNRLLLTDRLQQAMLQADSYQGNVSILYMDLDRFKQVNDSFGHAGGDEVLRRVAERIGECVGKADTVSRWGGDEFIVLLPGQSAGDAAGVANAISEALHSLIVLGGSRELFVSCSIGIAEYFHKSSDVDALINSARSAMSTIKEQGGNNYRHFVSGGDQASDDGLELETSLRQALGQKQFQLYYQPQIDIVSGRVLGLEALLRWHHPTQGMIAPNRFIPLAEKTGLIIPIGEWVLREACSQVATQHGLKVAVNLSARQFHQKDLVAMIRRILDETGMPPANLELEITESALIYDVELAIATMEQLNDLGVSVSLDDFGTGYSSLSYLKRFPIDMLKIDKSFIDEVTTDPDSNVIVKTIIVMAHSLGLKVIAEGVETKEQLTMLREHGCDQAQGYLIARPLLCQEALEIAAQTFVVPTS, encoded by the coding sequence ATGTCAGGGGTAAACGACACACACAAAGCTGCAGCGTTGGGCTCCCAGAGAGCTCGCAGCGTAGTTGTCAATTTCATCGCTTGGGCTGTTATCGCCGTTGGCATTTTGGTTGTGGTGTCTTGGGTGTTGGATATCGAGGCGGGAAAACACATACTCCCCGGCTTCCAGTCAATGAAGTTCAACACCGCACTTTGCTTAATCGCCTGCGGCCTCGTTCTGTGGCGCAGAGCACCCGCGTCTGCTTCGGCCAGCGATCCTATCGCTGCGTTTTTGGCATTGTTCATACTCGTGATATCAGGCCTTACGCTATTCGAATATGGGTCAGGTTGGCCGCTAGGCATCGATAATCTTGCCATTTTGGACACTGCAACGGCTCCGGAGAGATGGCCCGGGCGAATGTCCGGGGCCACGGCATTGTGTTTCAGTTTGATTGGTACCGCGTGGCTGATCAGTATGATTCCGATGCGTCACTCCACACTGATATTTCAGCTTTTCGCTCTGGCGGTGGCCATTATCAGCGCTGCAGCTATGATTGGCTATGTGTTTGGCGTTAGGGAGTTCAGGTTGCCTCTTTTCTCGACCATGGCACTGCATACGGCTGTGTTATTGGTTCTTTGCGGTTTGGGCATGCTGCTCGTGCGGCCCGGGGAAGGCCTGATGAGCTCTGCCACCAGTCGTTACATTGGTGGCCGTTCGCTGCGGCGCCTGCTTCCGTTTATTGCAGTGACTCCAATTCTTGCGAGTTGGTTGAGCATGCAGGGCGTGTTGGCTGGCCACTATTCCGATGCATTCGGCTTCGCACTGAGCAGTCTGTCCAGCATCCTGGTGCTGGGCTTTGTCAGTTGGCTTGGTGCCGACGCGCTCAACTGTGAGGAAGAACGCTTCCGCTCCACCATCGATGCTTCTCCCGTGGCAACAGTCATGATCGATCAGGGTGGCATTATTCGGATTGCCAACCGGTTGGTACATTCAGTTTTTCGTTACCCGGATCATGGGTTGGTGGGGTTGTCTGTCCAGCAATTGCTATCCGAGCCGCTCCGTCAGAGCCATGAAGGTTATCGCCGCGAGTACATGCGCAACCCCACGCAGCGAATATTGGGGGTGGGGCGTGAGCTGTTCGCTCTGCGCCAGGACGGCACCGAATTCCAGGCCGAAATCGCGCTGAACCCTGTCCAGACGGCCGATGGTCGCTATGTTATGGCAGCTGTTGTGGACATTACCGACCGTGTGGCGGCCGAACAGAAAATCCTGCGCCTTAACCGCATGCACAAAGTGTTAAGCGGTATTAACACCCTCATTGTTCGCACCGAGACTCGCGATTCGCTCTTCGAGGGGTCGACACGTATCGCAGTGGAGGACGGCGAGCTGCCTGCCGCGTTAATAGTGCATTACGACAGTAATCTGCAGCAGTGCAAAATTCTACACGGGCATGCCGCCGAAGAGCAGGTTGAAACTCGGCTTTTGATTGGCCCTGAAGTGGACTCAATTCGCGAATGCGTGCAGCAAAATTGCGTTGTGGTGCGTAATAACTTGGCCGGGGACCCTGGCGACGACGACCCTGCGGATCTGGCCAAGCTTGGTATACGTGCTTTGGCGGCGTTCCCGCTGGCTTCAAATAACCATAAACCGGAAGTGGCCTTGTTGCTCTGCGGGCGCGAGTCGTTTTTTTTTGACGAGCCGGAACTCAAGCTTTTATTGGAAGTGGCTGGCGATATCTCATTCGCGATGGCTAACCTGGATAAGAGCCAGGAGCTTGCGTATCTGACGCATTTCGACAAGGTCACTGATCTACCAAACCGCCTGCTGCTTACTGACCGGCTCCAGCAGGCTATGCTTCAGGCCGACAGTTATCAGGGCAATGTCAGTATTTTGTATATGGACCTCGACCGTTTTAAGCAGGTCAATGACAGCTTTGGCCATGCCGGCGGCGACGAGGTGCTCCGACGGGTGGCTGAGAGAATTGGTGAATGTGTAGGCAAGGCCGATACAGTATCCCGCTGGGGTGGCGACGAATTCATTGTTCTGCTGCCAGGCCAAAGTGCCGGCGACGCCGCTGGGGTCGCCAACGCTATTAGTGAGGCGTTACATTCGCTCATTGTGCTGGGTGGCAGCCGGGAATTGTTTGTCTCGTGCAGTATCGGCATTGCGGAGTATTTTCATAAGAGCAGTGATGTAGATGCACTTATTAATAGTGCAAGAAGTGCGATGTCTACGATTAAGGAACAGGGGGGTAATAATTACCGGCATTTTGTATCGGGAGGCGACCAGGCATCTGATGACGGGTTGGAGCTGGAAACATCATTGAGACAGGCGCTGGGGCAGAAGCAGTTCCAGCTTTACTATCAGCCCCAGATTGATATTGTCTCCGGACGGGTTTTGGGGTTAGAGGCTCTCTTGCGCTGGCATCATCCTACGCAGGGCATGATTGCTCCGAATCGCTTCATTCCTTTAGCCGAAAAGACCGGATTGATTATACCCATTGGCGAATGGGTGCTGCGCGAGGCTTGCAGCCAGGTCGCCACCCAGCACGGGTTGAAAGTGGCGGTGAATCTGTCCGCCCGACAATTCCACCAGAAAGACCTGGTGGCTATGATCCGTCGAATCCTGGATGAAACCGGTATGCCGCCGGCGAACCTGGAGCTGGAGATCACGGAGAGCGCTCTGATCTACGATGTTGAACTGGCCATTGCCACGATGGAGCAGTTGAATGACCTGGGTGTGAGCGTTTCACTGGACGACTTTGGCACCGGCTACTCCAGTTTGAGTTACCTGAAGCGCTTCCCCATCGACATGCTCAAGATTGACAAATCTTTCATTGACGAAGTGACGACAGACCCCGACAGCAACGTGATTGTCAAAACCATCATCGTTATGGCTCACAGTCTGGGGCTTAAGGTCATTGCCGAAGGCGTGGAAACCAAGGAGCAGCTAACAATGCTGCGCGAGCACGGCTGCGACCAGGCTCAGGGCTATCTCATTGCACGTCCGTTGCTCTGCCAGGAGGCTCTGGAAATAGCGGCCCAAACGTTCGTCGTCCCGACGTCATGA
- a CDS encoding GGDEF domain-containing protein — translation MYEEIIQARKKLELQTLELKEAASIKELIGLLNRREIKSRSIPILSQFARTKKALSILMIDIDFFKRINDRHGHSEGDKVLRDFGRLLTECGRKSD, via the coding sequence CTGTACGAAGAGATCATTCAGGCTCGCAAGAAGTTAGAGCTACAAACTCTAGAGTTAAAGGAGGCAGCATCTATTAAGGAATTAATAGGTCTTTTAAACAGGAGAGAGATTAAATCCCGATCCATTCCCATATTATCGCAGTTCGCCAGAACGAAAAAAGCGCTATCGATTCTGATGATTGACATAGATTTTTTCAAGAGGATCAATGATAGACATGGCCATTCAGAAGGGGACAAGGTATTAAGAGATTTTGGTCGATTGTTAACAGAATGTGGCAGAAAAAGTGATTAA
- the rlmF gene encoding 23S rRNA (adenine(1618)-N(6))-methyltransferase RlmF, which translates to MSTLYRRENNQTEPNRKGLHPRNLHKQGYDFPSLIKSCPPLAPYVDKNAYGNLSIEFADPLAVKALNTALLQRYYSVIDWDIPEGALCPPIPGRADYIHYIAELLGVGEPTTNQANTQPSMSLLDIGTGANGIYPLLACQIYGWQCVGSDINRQSLENVASIIANNPTLKDRFSLRAQRDKNHIFEGIIKPGEFFDVSVCNPPFHASREEALTASQRKTNNLARHRGEQKTTSSTLNFGGLGAELWCKGGERLFLKKLIKESQVFSTQCRWFTSLVSKIDNVKPAKKLILKLGAIGVQEIEMKQGNKTTRILAWTFI; encoded by the coding sequence GTGAGCACACTCTACCGACGTGAAAACAACCAAACCGAGCCTAATCGCAAAGGCCTGCACCCCAGAAATCTGCACAAGCAGGGCTATGATTTTCCATCGCTTATAAAAAGCTGTCCGCCACTAGCCCCCTATGTGGATAAAAACGCATACGGCAACCTGTCCATAGAATTTGCAGACCCACTGGCCGTAAAAGCCCTGAATACCGCGCTATTACAGCGATACTACAGCGTCATTGATTGGGATATTCCAGAGGGCGCTCTTTGTCCGCCCATTCCGGGCAGGGCCGACTACATCCATTACATAGCCGAGTTGCTTGGCGTTGGCGAGCCTACGACGAACCAGGCTAATACCCAGCCCAGCATGTCGTTACTTGATATAGGAACGGGTGCGAATGGGATATACCCGCTATTAGCTTGCCAGATATACGGTTGGCAGTGTGTGGGAAGTGATATTAACCGTCAGTCACTTGAAAACGTAGCCTCGATTATCGCTAATAACCCCACGCTAAAAGACCGTTTCTCACTGCGCGCGCAGCGCGATAAAAATCACATTTTTGAAGGAATCATTAAACCCGGAGAATTCTTTGATGTCAGCGTATGCAACCCGCCGTTTCATGCGTCACGCGAGGAAGCTCTAACCGCCAGCCAGCGTAAAACTAACAACCTTGCTCGTCATCGCGGTGAGCAAAAAACCACGTCTTCCACTCTTAATTTTGGCGGCCTAGGCGCCGAGCTATGGTGTAAAGGTGGCGAACGACTGTTCCTTAAAAAACTCATAAAAGAAAGCCAGGTTTTTTCAACTCAATGCCGCTGGTTTACAAGCCTGGTTTCGAAAATTGACAATGTGAAGCCTGCAAAAAAATTGATTCTTAAGCTTGGTGCAATCGGCGTGCAGGAAATAGAGATGAAGCAGGGCAATAAAACCACGAGAATATTGGCCTGGACATTTATCTAA
- a CDS encoding alpha/beta fold hydrolase: MGAPKILSICWLMVCPTPCFLNFPPEYFGGFDEADLHELLGLMDKNYIGWVEYLAPLVIGVNNSEALTSELSSSFCSTDPVIAKSFARATFFSDYREILNQVRHPTLIFQSDNDVLAAKSVGDYMHNKIQNSAIEIIQAKGRYLHMTHPEKIAPLLIKYVNEEELG; this comes from the coding sequence ATGGGTGCGCCGAAGATATTATCGATTTGTTGGCTTATGGTATGCCCAACACCTTGTTTTTTGAATTTTCCTCCTGAATATTTTGGTGGTTTTGATGAGGCAGACCTGCATGAATTGTTAGGTTTAATGGACAAAAATTATATTGGCTGGGTCGAGTATCTAGCACCTTTAGTGATTGGCGTTAATAATTCAGAAGCATTGACCAGTGAACTTTCGAGCAGTTTTTGCTCTACTGACCCTGTTATTGCCAAGAGCTTTGCTAGGGCGACATTTTTTTCTGACTACAGAGAAATTTTAAACCAGGTTAGGCATCCAACATTGATATTCCAAAGTGATAATGACGTCTTAGCCGCTAAGTCAGTTGGTGATTACATGCATAATAAAATACAAAATTCAGCAATAGAAATTATTCAAGCGAAAGGGCGCTATTTGCATATGACGCACCCCGAAAAAATCGCACCTCTGTTAATAAAATACGTTAATGAAGAGGAACTTGGTTAA
- a CDS encoding HigA family addiction module antitoxin, producing the protein MAIPETGSMQHKPTHPGEMLREDFIPDYDLTVAGLAESLGVSRQSVNELLRERRAVSPEMALRLARLFGNSPEFWLNAQRAVDLWTAALSVKEEVDRITPLDAA; encoded by the coding sequence ATGGCTATTCCTGAAACTGGCAGCATGCAGCACAAGCCGACCCATCCTGGTGAAATGTTAAGAGAGGACTTCATCCCAGACTACGACCTAACGGTTGCTGGATTGGCTGAGTCTTTGGGGGTATCTCGCCAGTCGGTTAATGAACTGCTGCGAGAGCGCCGTGCGGTCAGCCCTGAAATGGCACTTCGGCTTGCGCGTTTGTTTGGTAATTCCCCAGAGTTTTGGCTGAATGCGCAGCGCGCTGTTGATTTGTGGACTGCAGCGCTATCGGTCAAGGAAGAAGTTGACCGAATCACACCGTTAGACGCCGCATAA